The genomic region GTTACATTTGACTTTCCACCTGAAGATGATAACGAAAAAATGTAGACTCAATTGGAGTCTACATTTTTTATAAAAAAGAGAAGTGGAGAAAACAGGATGGCAACAATTAAAGAGATAAAAGAACAGCTACAGAATATTACAGAAATTAATCACCCGCAGTTAAAGATGTTTGAATTAGATAAGCGAGTAGGTGTACAAAAGCTAGTTAAACAGTGGCACCGTGAAAATGAGAAACGCCAACAACTAGTAGAGTCCTTTGAAAAAATGTCAATCTATGAAAATAAAATGAGAAAGGAAGGATTTCAGTTCATTGCGGGTGTCGATGAAGTGGGAAGAGGGCCGCTGGCTGGGCCTGTCGTAGCGAGTGCTGTTATTCTACCAGAATCATGTTATATTCCAGGTTTAAATGATTCCAAAAAATTGAGTGAGGCAAAAAGGGAAGAATTGTATGAGCAAATTCAACAACAAGCAGTTGCCGTTGGAGTAGGTATCCTGACTGCTAGTGAAATTGATCAATGGAATATTTATGAAGCTACTAAAAAAGCAATGTTGCAAGGGATTCAACAGTTAAATGTAAAACCGGATTTTTTACTTGTCGATGCAATGAAGTTAGATTTACCAATTGAGCAGCTTTCCATTATTAAAGGAGACGCAACCTCGATATCTATCGCTGCAGCCTCTATCGTAGCAAAAGTTACGAGAGATCGACTGATGAAACAATATGCCAAAAAATATCCTCAATACGGATTTCAGCGAAATATGGGGTATGGGACAAGCGAACATATTGAAGCTTTACAGGCAGAAGGTCCTTGTGAACTACATCGAAAAACGTTCGCACCTATTAAGACTTTTTTTCAATAGGGTTGGGTAAATGATGTATTAGAAAAGGGGAAAACTAATAGTCGACATTCCATTGTCTGAAGTATCATCCTTGTATAAAACTAAAAGAAGAGGAGCTAATGCCCTACTACACAAACACCTTACTCGTCAACGCTATCTGAGAGCCGTTATAGAGCCGTACAGAAGTCGTTAAAAGTTCCGTTAGGGTTAATTCACTATAAAACTAAAATGTGCTACCAAAGATGGGAAAAGAGGTATTTCTGTCCTTTAAATTGCAGTCGTGGATACATAAGACGGCACTGGTAATATGATTGCTCGTAAAGGTGGAACAGGACGAGTAGAATTTGATATTGTGGGCTATACTCACCCATCTTCATTGCTTTGTACAGATACAGCAGCTAATGATAAGAAATTCGCGAAAAATAAGCACTTGAGGCACGAAACTATATAAAAGACAAAAACAAAATATGAAAAAGGTATTTCCACATCCAACTCATTAATTACTTCCATAGCAGATAAAAGACCTGGATGAGACGCTTTCAAGGTGTGGCTACAATTATTTAGATATCTATCTCTCCTAGATCTGGTGGCTTGAAATAGACAAGACTTTAGCATTTGAAAAACAAGTTGAACAAATGCTTATTTCAGCTTTGCAAAAATCCAATTACAATACTGTAAGTGTGTTAAGAAGTTTCTAAACTGGAGTTGAAAATTAATGAATTATGATATTTACAATAACCCTGATAATTGGATTGGTGAATTTTATGAACTTTCAATTGAATATCACCCATTCGGAAATAATAAAAGGGTAAATGAAGCACTTCTTGGTTTGTGTAAAAGTGATAACTTTAATGGAGTATGGGAAGATAAAAAGGATTATCAAAAGAAATCTATCTTTCTACCAATAAACATTGAAGAAGACAGTGTTACTCAATTTTACGGTACATTATCTTTCTCGAATTCAAAGGATGGTGAACTCCCTTGTGTAATTACTATCATCAGGGTGGATGGTGAGTCTGATTGGTTAGATATTGCAATACCACAGGCTTCATATGAAGAAATATTTCCTTGCAAATATCCCCTTACAGTAGAGCTAAACCCTTGGTTAAAGGAAATTAATACCCTGTATACACAGTTGGCAGAAATCATCTATTGTAACTCCCCCTTTGATTTGGCAATGATCGGCGAAGAAGTTTCGGGTTACACAAATCAAGAAGAAATTACCCATGAGGATGTGCAAAATATAACCTGTATACTTCCAAGTTATTTACAAGACCGACTTAAACTCAAAGGAAAAGGAAAAGAGCTGTCAAACCAACTAATAATTTTTGACTAAGCTCTTCTTTTCTTTCCAAAAATTAAAAAAGAACTTACGTAAATGCACCAAATTTGTCTTCTAACGGTGAATGTAAACAAGAAGTGAAATAGACCCTTAAATCGATGCGGCTCTCGCTTCTCAAGGAGGAGCTGCAAAGATTAAAGAGTTATTCGAGTGGATTACTGCAAAATTTATGGGCAAAACCTCCTTTCTAAGGCTAAATGATTATCAGCATGGTCTTATTTTCCAATGGTCTGGAAAGGAAAATGAGGAGAATCCATTGTTGCTATAGTGTTTATTTCATTTACGTTCTTTAAAAGAAACAATTATTGATATGTAAGTCCAAATTCGTATTATTGCGTTAATAATAATGAACGAAAAATAGTGGACTCATCTCTAATAAAAATGTTAAAAAAGGTCTGACTGAAAAGGGTATACATTTTCATAGTAGATAAAGATAGAAATGAAAAAATTATATGAGCTTAATTCCTACGGCGAAGGGAATGGATTTATAGTGCCCGCAATGGCCGTTGCATTGAATTTCGATGGTCAAGTAACTAATTCATCAAAAGTAGTGGCCAAAGGGACTGGGCTCATTTCAGACAATTTTTTTAGCAAAGGCAAATGAATACCATATATCGATTCAAGCCTAGTGGAATGATTGGGGGAACTAAAATTAAATGAGAAAATTCAAGATGAAATAGAGGAAGTTGTAGCACAGGTTTTTGTATTAATCAGCTTACATACATAAACTAAAAGGGTAGGATAAATGTTTTATTACAAAAGTATTTAACGACAATTTGATCAAGTGTATTCAGTATAAATATCTCACTAAATAGATTGAATTTTTAAACTAATATAATATTTTTATTATAATGGTAGACAGATTTTCGGACATTTTATACAATGAAAGCGCAGTCTATTTTTTGAAGAGTTTGATTGGAGGATGGGAAATGAATATCCATGAATATCAAGGTAAAGAAATCCTCAGAAGTTATGGGGTAGCAGTACCTAATGGAAAAGTAGCATTCACTGTAGAAGAAGCAGTTGAAGCAGCAAAAGAACTAGGGACAGAAGTATGTGTTGTCAAGGCTCAAATCCACGCAGGAGGTCGCGGTAAAGCGGGTGGAGTTAAAGTGGCAAAGGGCTTAGACGAAGTTCGTACATATGCAAATGATATATTAGGTAAAACCCTTGTTACACACCAAACAGGCCCTGAAGGCAAAGAAGTTAAGCGCTTACTTATCGAAGAGGGCTGTGATATCAAGAAAGAGTATTATATTGGATTGGTACTTGATCGTGCAACATCACGTGTTGTGTTAATGGCTTCTGAAGAAGGCGGAACTGAAATTGAAGAAGTAGCAGAACAAACACCTGAAAAGATCTTTAAAGAATATATTGATCCAGTTGTAGGCTTAACTGGATTCCAAGCTCGTAGAATTGCCTTTAATATTAATATTCCAAAAGAACTAGTAAATAAAGCTGTTAAGTTTATGATGGGCTTATATAAGGCTTATGAAGAAAAAGATTGTTCAATTGCTGAAATAAACCCGCTTGTTGTTACAGGTGATGGGAATGTAATGGCTCTAGATGCAAAGTTAAACTTTGATTCTAATGCTCTTTATCGACAAAAGGACGTTTTAGCGTTCCGTGATTTAGAAGAAGAAGATGCAAAAGAAATTGAAGCGTCTAAATATGATTTAAGTTACATTTCATTAGATGGAAATATCGGTTGTATGGTAAACGGTGCGGGACTAGCAATGGCCACAATGGATATTATTAAACATTACGGTGGAGACCCTGCTAACTTCCTAGATGTTGGAGGCGGTGCTACAGCAGAAAAAGTAACAGAAGCTTTTAAAATCATTTTATCTGACGAAAATGTTAAAGGTATTTTTGTTAATATATTTGGTGGAATCATGAAATGTGATGTTATTGCTACTGGTGTAGTCGAAGCAGCAAAACAAATTGATTTAAATGTTCCCCTTGTAGTTCGCTTAGAAGGAACAAATGTTGAATTAGGAAAGAAAATTTTAAATGAATCTGGGTTGAACATCATTGCGGCAGAGTCAATGGCAGATGGCGCACAAAAAATAGTAGGACAAGTAGGATAAGAAAGGCAGGGGAACATAATGAGCGTATTCATTAATAAAGATACAAAAGTAATGGTACAAGGTATTACAGGTTCAACAGCCCTATTTCATACTAAGCAAATGCTAGAGTATGGGACAAAAATTGTAGCAGGTGTTACTCCTGGTAAAGGAGGAACAGAAGCAGAAGGTGTACCAGTTTTTAACACAGTAGCTGAAGCAGTACAAGAAACAGGCGCAAATGTTTCAGTCATTTATGTTCCTGCTCCATTTGCAGCAGACGCGATTATGGAGGCTGTAGATGCTGAATTAGATTTAGCGATTTGTATTACAGAACATATTCCTGTTCTAGATATGGTAAAAGTAAAACGTTATATGGAAGGTAAGAAAACACGTCTTGTAGGACCAAACTGTCCTGGTGTGATTACTCCTGAAGAATGTAAAATTGGTATTATGCCAGGTTACATTCATACAAAAGGTCATGTAGGCGTTGTTTCACGTTCTGGTACCTTAACATATGAAGCAGTACATCAGTTGTCTCAAACAGGGATTGGTCAATCAACAGCTGTTGGAATCGGTGGAGATCCAGTCAATGGAACGGATTTCATCGATGTTCTTAAAGCATTCAATGAAGATGAAGATACTTATGCTGTCATCATGATTGGTGAAATCGGAGGTACTGCTGAGGAAGAGGCTGCTCTGTGGGTAAAAGAAAATATGACTAAGCCAGTTGTAGGATTTATTGGCGGACGTACTGCACCTCCTGGAAAACGTATGGGCCATGCTGGAGCTATTATCTCTGGTGGTAAAGGAACCGCTGATGAAAAAATTAGAGTAATGAATGAATGCGGAATTGAAGTAGCCGACACGCCATCGGTTATGGGTGAAACGTTAATAAAAGTTCTTAAAGAAAAAGATCTTTTTGAAAAGTGTAAAACGCATTAAGAAAGAGCTTCGAACAGTCCTTCTAATAGAAGGGCTGTTTCTATTAAAAAGGAGGTTATTTATGATTGATAAAAAACGATTTATTCATTTATTACATTGCCAAAGCTTAAGCTGGAAAAATATTTACTTCTATTTAAGAAAAGACCCTACTCTCATAAATTTATATTCCTCTTCAAATTCTTCATTACGTCAAGCTTTTCAACTTTCAACAAGTAAATTTATCCAATTCCAAAGAGAACTAAATAGCTTTTCTCACAAAAAAACACTTCAAAGATATGAAGCAGATCGTATAAAAATAGTGACGATCTTTGATCAGGACTATCCCTTCCTTCTTAAGAACATTTTTCAACCCCCATGGGGACTTTTTTGTCAGGGAAATCTAGACCTTCTATCTAAGGGAAAGAGGTTGGCTGTTGTAGGGGCAAGAAATGCAAACGAATATGCAGAGCGTACACTAACAGAGCTACTCCCCCCATTAGTTCACCAAAATATTATCATTGTCAGTGGTCTAGCAACGGGTGTAGATACTTTTGCTCATAAGATGACAATAAAATTCAATGGCGACACAATTGCTGTATTAGGAGGAGGATTTAACCATATATATCCTAAGAAGAATGAGGTTTTGGCTAGAGAAATTGCTAATGATTACCTTCTTCTCAGTGAATATCCCCCAGATACAATGCCTAAAAAATGGCATTTCCCTGCAAGAAACCGCATTATAAGTGGATTATCAAAAGGAAGCTTAATTGTTCAAGCTGGTGCACGAAGTGGATCATTAATAACAGCTGAAATGGCGCTGAATGAAGGGAGAGATGTTTTTGCTATTCCAGGACCTATTCACCACCCCTTGTCTATTGGTACAAATAGTCTAATAAAACAAGGGGCAATACTTGTTCAAACTGCAGAGGATATTTTGCAAGAAATGTCTGTATAATGTAGTTAAAAGTAGATTTTTCCATAAATTTTTCACAAAAAGGTTGCAATTATTCATAATCTGTTATACATTTTGCAACAGAAGTTATTTGAGGTCGAAGACCAAGAATGAATGAAAAAATAGTTGTCCTAACTTGTAAACGTTGTCACTCAGAGCTCATATTATATTTGACAAAGAGATTGAAGACATTTAATATTTATTCTTGAATATTCAGTATATTTACCTCTAAGGAGGACTTTGCATGTCAGATTATTTAGTGATTGTAGAATCACCCGCAAAAGCGAAAACAATTGAGAAATATTTAGGTAAAAGATATAAAGTTCGTGCGTCTATGGGGCATGTCCGTGATTTACCAAAAAGCCAGATGGGCGTTGATACTGAGCATGGATTTGAGCCTAAGTACATTACCATCCGAGGCAAAGGACCTGTGTTAAAGGAATTAAAAACGGCAGCAAAAAAAGCGAAGAAAATTTATCTTGCAGCTGACCCTGATCGTGAAGGGGAAGCTATTGCTTGGCATTTAGCCCATAGTTTAGACATAGAGACAAGCAGTGATTGTCGCGTTGTCTTTAATGAGATTACAAAGGATGCCATTAAAGAGTCCTTTAAGCAGCCACGTGCGATTGATATGGATCTTGTTGATGCACAACAAGCACGTCGTATTTTAGACCGATTAGTAGGGTATAATATTAGCCCCTTACTATGGAAGAAAATAAAAAAAGGGTTGAGTGCAGGAAGAGTTCAATCGGTTGCACTACGCTTAATAATTGACCGTGAAAATGAAATTAGCCAATTTCAACCTGAAGAGTATTGGACGATTAATGGAGCCTTTACAAAAAATAAGGAATCATTCAACGCTACATTTTATGGATTAAATGGGAAGAAATTAGCGTTGAAGAGTGAACAAGAGGTTAAAGATGTATTAGCAAAACTAAAGCAAGATTATTTCGAAGTATCAAAGGTGACGAAAAGGGAGCGAAAGCGAAATCCTGCTCCACCTTTTACGACCTCATCCTTACAACAAGAAGCAGCAAGAAAATTAAATTTTAGAGCGAAGAAAACAATGATGTTAGCTCAACAACTTTATGAAGGAATTGATTTAGGAAAACAAGGTACGATAGGTCTTATTACTTACATGAGAACAGATTCGACAAGAACTTCTGAAACCGCTCAGAAGGAAGCCGCAGGCTATGTTGAATCAAGCTATGGAAAAGAGTACACTAAGCCATCATCAGGAGGAGGCTCCCAAGGGAAAACACAGGATGCCCATGAAGCGATTCGTCCTACAAGTGTTTTACGAGAGCCTCAATCGTTAAAGGAATTTTTATCAAGAGACCAACTACGTTTGTACAAGTTAATATGGGAACGGTTTGTGGCGAGCCAAATGACACCAGCCATAATGGATACTTTATCAGTCGACCTTATGAATGGGGATGTTCAATTTAGAGCAAACGGTTCAAAAGTGAAGTTCCCAGGATTTATGAAAGTATATGTTGAAGGAAATGATGACCAAAAAGAAGAAAAAGAAAATTGGTTGCCTAGTCTTGAAAATGGTGATAAAGTTAACACGGATGAAATAGACCCAAAACAACACTTCACCCAACCTCCACCACGGTTTACGGAGGCACGACTTGTCAAAACATTGGAAGAGCTAGGGATTGGTCGACCTTCTACGTATGCCCCAACCTTAGATACAATCCAAAAACGCGGGTACGTCTCTCTTGATAATAAGAGGTTTGTTCCTACTGAATTAGGTACGATTGTTCATGAAGTCATGGCGGAGTATTTTCCAGATGTTTTAGATGTAGAGTTTACTGCGAAAATGGAAAAATCCTTGGATGAAGTAGAAGAAGGAAAAATGCAGTGGAATTCAATTATTGATGAATTTTATCAAGACTTCTATCAACATCTTTCAAAAGCAGAGGCGGAAATGGAGAAAATTGAAATAAAACCCGAATTTGCTGGCGAAGATTGTGAACTTTGTGGAAGTCCAATGGTATATAAAATGGGAAGATACGGAAAATTTATGGCGTGTAGTAATTTTCCAGATTGTCGAAATACGAAGCCAATTATAAAGGAAATTGGTGTGAAATGTCCTGACTGTGAAGAGGGCAGTATTATTGAAAGGAAAACAAAAAAGAAAAGAATTTTTTATGGCTGTAACCAATATCCACAATGTGAGTTCCTTTCTTGGGATAAACCAATTGATCGTAAATGTCCAAAATGTGAAAGTTTATTAGTTGAGAAAAAACTAAAAAAAGGCAATCAAGTTCAATGTACCCAATGTGATTATAAGGAAGATGCACAACAATAAGTCGGTGAGGGTGAGCGTCTAGCTCACTCTTTCTGTTTGGAAACGGTAATTTTCAAATCATAACCAGAAGTTCAAACATTTGAAACTATTAAATTTCTTGTGATGAAAGGTAAAATGCTTTACGAAAAAGGCAAGACTAGAGGATAATGAACAATAGACAGTTAGATGGAGGGTTTACTACATGGCAGGTAGCGTAAATGTAATAGGAGCTGGGCTAGCGGGAAGTGAAGCAGCTTGGCAGTTAGCAAATAAAGGGATTCAAGTGAAACTATATGAAATGAGACCAATTAGGCAAACACCTGCTCACCATACGGATAAATTTGCTGAGCTTGTTTGCTCCAACTCGTTACGAGCTAACACGTTAACAAACGCTGTTGGTGTTTTAAAAGAAGAGATGAGAAAACTTAATTCGGTTATTATAGCTGCTGCAGATGATTGCGCAGTACCAGCGGGCGGAGCATTAGCAGTAGACCGTCATGAATTTGCTAAGAATGTAACTGAGAGAGTGAAGGGGCATCCTAACGTAACGGTCATTAATGAAGAGGTGAAGGAGATTCCAACCGGAACCACTATTATTGCAACAGGGCCGTTAACAAGTGAAACTTTATCAGATGATCTTCGTAAATTAACAGGAGAAGATTATTTATATTTTTATGATGCAGCTGCTCCTATTCTTGAAAAAGATAGCATAAATATGGATAAGGTTTATTTAAAATCGCGCTATGATAAAGGGGAAGCAGCGTATTTAAATTGCCCTATGACAGAAGAAGAATTTGAACGTTTTTATGAGGCTTTAATTTCAGCTGAAACCGTACCTTTAAAGGAGTTTGAGAAGGAGGTATTCTTTGAAGGATGTATGCCAATTGAAGTAATGGCTAATCGTGGGAAGAAAACGATGCTATTTGGTCCAATGAAGCCTGTGGGATTAGAAGATCCTAAAACAGGAAAACGTCCTTACGCCGTAGTTCAGCTAAGGCAAGATGATGCAGCAGGAACCCTTTATAATATTGTCGGATTTCAGACACATTTAAAATGGGGCCCACAAAAAGAGGTAATTAGACTCATTCCTGGTTTAGAAAATGCAGAAATTGTTCGTTATGGTGTGATGCATCGTAATACATTTATTAATTCACCAAAGGTTTTAAAACCTACGTACCAGTTTAATAACCGTGAGGATTTATTTTTTGCTGGTCAAATGACAGGAGTAGAGGGGTATGTAGAATCTGCAGCAAGCGGGTTGGTTGCTGGCCTCAATGCTGCTCGTTTAGCAACAGGACAACAGCCAGTAGAGTTCCCTCACGAAACAGCTATTGGAAGTATGGCGAGATACATTACGACAGCGAATGCGAAAAATTTCCAACCGATGAATGCTAATTTTGGACTTTTCCCTGCATTACCGAAAAAGATTAAGAACAAACAAGAACGAAATGAAGCACATGCTAATAGGGCGTTAGAAACAATTCAGAACTTTGTGAAAAAAGTGTGATATTCATTGCAACCTAGTATCTTGTATGATAATATTGAAAAGCCTTAGCGAGGTGATATATCGTGAAAGAAGCATATACACAACAACTATCACAATTTATTCAATATTTAAAGGTTGAGAGAAATTATTCTCACCATACAATTCACCAGTATGAAAGCGATTTAAAGGAATTTCTGCAATTTTTATTAAGAGAGAATATTCATACTATTGGGGACGTACAGTATTTTGAAGCAAGGGTCTATCTAACGGAACTGTATGAACGAAAAAGTGCTAGAAATACAGTAGCTAGAAAGATCTCTTGCTTAAGAAGTTTTTATAAATATTTTATGAGAGAAAAACAGGTAATAGAAAACCCTTTCTCCCTTGTTCATCATCCTAAGGAAGAAAAGAGGCTACCTCAATTCTTCTATGAGGAAGAAATGGAAAAACTATTTACGATTTGTCAAGGAACGGAGCCTTTACAACAACGGAATTTGGCCTTATTTGAATTACTTTATGCGACAGGTATACGGGTAAGTGAATGTGCTGGGATTCAATTGAATGATTTGGATCGTTCAAGGTCAATATTATTAGTAAGAGGAAAAGGAAATAAGGAAAGGTATGTCCCTGTCGGGAGTTTTGCTTTAGACGCAATGGAATCCTATTTAAGTCATGCACGCCCATTGCTGATGGGGGAAGAAAAACATTCCTATATGTTTGTAAATTTTCGCGGTAAGGCAATAACCACTGGGGGAATACGCCATATTCTTAATGATATTGTGACTAAGGCATCTATAAATGAAAAAATTCACCCACATATGTTGCGCCATACCTTTGCAACACATTTATTAAATAACGGCGCTGATTTAAGGTCTGTTCAAGAATTGTTAGGTCATTCACACCTTTCTTCAACGCAAATATACACTCATGTGACGAAGGAACATTTGCGAAATACGTACATGGCTTATCATCCACGAGCTTAAGATAATAGAGGAGGAGTACTGTTGGAACAATTTCACGCGACTACTATCTTTGCCATACAACATAATGGAAGAAATGCAATGTCTGGTGACGGGCAAGTTACTTTAGGGAATGCAGTGGTTATGAAGCACAAGGCAAAAAAAGTGAGGAAATTGTATAATGGCAAAGTTATAGCTGGATTTGCTGGCTCAGTAGCTGATGCTTTTACTTTGTTTGAGCTGTTTGAGGGCAAGCTAGAAGAGTATAATGGGAACATTAAACGAGCGGCTGTTGAACTGGCGAAGCAATGGCGAAGTGATAAAATGCTGCGACAGTTAGAGGCAATGTTGATTGTAATGAATCAAACAAATATCCTTCTTGTCTCTGGAACAGGTGAAGTAATTGAACCTGATGATGGCATTCTAGCCATTGGTTCTGGTGGGAATTATGCTCTTTCAGCAGGTAGAGCTTTAAAGCAGCACGCAGGTGATAATTTAACCGCAAGGGAAATCGCTGAAGCGGCCTTAAACATTGCAGCAGACATTTGTGTGTATACCAATTCTAATATTATTGTAGAAGAACTATAAAAGGAGTGAGTGGAATGGAAAATGAGAAGAACTTAACTCCCCGACAAATAGTTGATCGGTTAGATCAATATATTGTAGGTCAAGATGAGGCGAAGAAATCAGTAGCTGTAGCATTGAGAAATCGATATCGAAGAAGCTTACTAGAAGAAAAGCTTCAAGAGGAAATCCAACCTAAAAATATATTGATGATGGGACCAACAGGTGTTGGAAAAACAGAAATTGCAAGGAGAATTGCTAAACTAGTTCATGCACCATTTATTAAAGTTGAGGCGACAAAATTTACCGAGGTTGGTTATGTAGGTCGAGACGTTGAATCGATGGTCAGGGATTTAGTAGAAACTTCTGTGCGGTTAGTGAAAGAAGAGAAGATGCAAAATGTTAAAGAACGCGCTCAGGAGAATGCAAATAATCGATTGATCGAATTACTTGTTCCATCAGCAAAAAAGAATACTAATATAAAAAATCCATTCGAAATGATCTTTGGTAATAATCAAACTACAGATGAAACTATAGAAGAAGATAAAGAAGAAGCCTCTATCTTTCAAAAGCGTAAAGCAGTTGAAACGAAGCTTGCCAAAGGGGAGCTTGAAAATGAATGGATTTCGGTAGAAGTTGAGGAGCAACAGCCGTCCATGTTTGATATGCTACAAGGTTCTGGGATGGAACAAATGGGTATGAACATGCAGGATGCGCTGAGTAGCTTTATGCCGAAAAAGAAGAAGAAGAGAAAGTTAAAAGTGAAGGAAGCAAGAAAAGTTCTTACAAACGAAGAAGCTCAGAAGTTAATTGATATGGATGAAGTGACATCTGAAGGGGTTAGAAGAGCAGAACAATCAGGGATTATCTTTATTGATGAAATTGATAAAATTGCGAGCAAAAGTTCATCACAATCTTCTGCTGATGTCTCAAGAGAAGGTGTTCAACGCGATATTTTACCTGTTGTAGAAGGGTCAACAATTGTCACAAAATACGGGTCTGT from Bacillus spongiae harbors:
- the hslU gene encoding HslU--HslV peptidase ATPase subunit yields the protein MENEKNLTPRQIVDRLDQYIVGQDEAKKSVAVALRNRYRRSLLEEKLQEEIQPKNILMMGPTGVGKTEIARRIAKLVHAPFIKVEATKFTEVGYVGRDVESMVRDLVETSVRLVKEEKMQNVKERAQENANNRLIELLVPSAKKNTNIKNPFEMIFGNNQTTDETIEEDKEEASIFQKRKAVETKLAKGELENEWISVEVEEQQPSMFDMLQGSGMEQMGMNMQDALSSFMPKKKKKRKLKVKEARKVLTNEEAQKLIDMDEVTSEGVRRAEQSGIIFIDEIDKIASKSSSQSSADVSREGVQRDILPVVEGSTIVTKYGSVKTDHVLFIAAGAFHIAKPSDLIPELQGRFPIRVELQKLSVEDFVRILVEPDNAIVKQYIALIETEGIQIEFSDDAIRRMAEIAFEVNQNTDNIGARRLHTIMEKLLEDLSFEAPEISMEKVEITPQYVDSKLGKISKNKDLSEFIL